ATTTATTTTTACTAATTTTTTTATTTCGTTTACATGAAAACCTTGCCAAACTACATCTTTACAGCTCCATCTTGTAACGCAATGAAAATCTGCTTTAAGTTCTACTGGCTCTAAATCTAAAATATCATCCCAAGTTAATATTTTTTCTTCTTCAACTTCTCCAAATATTTTAAATCTATATTTATTCAAATCTATATTAGAAGGTGGTCCTGCTATATCAAGCACTATTAAATGGTCAACCCAGTGTTGACCTGGTGGTAGTCTATCTTCTCTAAAATTTATTGGGCTTACTATTTTCTTCATAATATCCTTTAGTTATTTTCCTTTTTACAGCTTGGACAAATACCTGTTAATGTTATAGAAGCATCTAACACATCAAATCCTTTATTACTTAAATTTATATCTTTAATGTCCAAAACATCTTCTTTTTCTATATCATATATATTACCACATGATAAACATTTAAAATGATAATGTTTATCTATTCTTGCATCAAACCTACTTTGTTTTCCATCGTTAATCTCTATTATTTTTTCTTCTTCCTTTAGAATATGAAGATTTCTATAAACAGTACCAAGACTTATATTTGGTATTACTTTTTTTGCTTTTTCATAAATCCAGTCTGCTGTAGGATGA
The Hydrogenothermus marinus DNA segment above includes these coding regions:
- a CDS encoding sulfite oxidase-like oxidoreductase; translated protein: MKKIVSPINFREDRLPPGQHWVDHLIVLDIAGPPSNIDLNKYRFKIFGEVEEEKILTWDDILDLEPVELKADFHCVTRWSCKDVVWQGFHVNEIKKLVKINPDVKAVMVHSLDGYTTNIPIEYFFDEDVIFAYKLFEKPIPADNGYPLRLIVPKLYSWKSAKFVSGIEFLKEDIPGFWEQRGYHMRGDPWKEERYSV
- a CDS encoding Fur family transcriptional regulator, encoding MNNIKRRNTKQRAIIYDIVASTNSHPTADWIYEKAKKVIPNISLGTVYRNLHILKEEEKIIEINDGKQSRFDARIDKHYHFKCLSCGNIYDIEKEDVLDIKDINLSNKGFDVLDASITLTGICPSCKKENN